A genome region from Methanobacterium subterraneum includes the following:
- a CDS encoding double zinc ribbon domain-containing protein — MEGNKNQKIQQITCPKCNSENESGLKFCTECGSEIKQTIQSDHSTTCPKCYVEMEPGIRFCTECGAEIKRTSDQVTTCPQCYANVEPGLTFCTECGTSLVVNKVTNQAINEELAKRRPKRANGTTSKDETMDNIVESGKGLMKGLGGFLNKAAESIDNTIEKNRQPPSKGIPPEATNPGYLVCDSCGGYYELQPDESVDDFDCECECGGNLEHKLTLN, encoded by the coding sequence ATGGAGGGAAATAAAAACCAAAAAATTCAACAGATTACATGCCCTAAATGTAATTCTGAAAATGAATCTGGACTAAAATTCTGCACTGAATGTGGATCTGAGATAAAACAGACTATCCAGTCTGATCACTCTACCACTTGTCCTAAATGTTATGTAGAGATGGAACCGGGGATCAGGTTCTGCACTGAATGTGGTGCCGAAATAAAAAGGACTAGTGATCAGGTTACTACTTGTCCCCAGTGTTATGCTAATGTAGAGCCGGGATTAACATTTTGCACGGAATGTGGAACTTCACTAGTGGTGAATAAAGTAACCAATCAAGCTATTAATGAAGAACTTGCCAAACGCCGCCCCAAAAGAGCCAATGGAACAACTTCTAAAGATGAAACAATGGATAATATCGTTGAATCCGGGAAAGGATTAATGAAGGGATTGGGCGGATTCCTAAATAAAGCAGCCGAAAGTATTGATAATACCATAGAAAAAAATCGTCAACCCCCAAGTAAAGGAATTCCACCAGAAGCTACGAATCCGGGTTATTTAGTCTGTGATTCTTGTGGAGGCTACTACGAGCTACAACCAGATGAATCAGTGGATGATTTTGATTGTGAATGTGAATGTGGTGGGAATTTAGAACATAAATTAACATTGAATTAG
- a CDS encoding M48 family metallopeptidase encodes MERKKLLLLNPSEYEHEFDRKALKTLEGTPGLEKLARQINKHGIERAERLKQTGSHLRVNKENFPEIYELLEEACQLLFVKDIPDLYIMWDYNVNGFTTGSEKPLIVIHSGSLDLLSKDELLWLIAHEVGHIKSGHMLYHMMAQVIPIIGAIIGSATLGIGSLVSTGLEIALIYWYRMSEFTADRAGLLACQDINVAISTLMKMSGVPKHYYDKMKTEDFIEQAKEFKGFDYDTVDKVAKALIIMDKTHPWTVMRASELLKWHGSGKYDELIEKHGKDSIEELDLCCVKCGHKLKGNETFCGVCGQKVWKR; translated from the coding sequence ATGGAACGTAAAAAATTATTATTGCTTAACCCTAGTGAATATGAACATGAATTCGATCGAAAGGCTCTTAAAACCTTAGAAGGCACTCCAGGATTAGAAAAATTAGCAAGACAAATCAATAAACACGGTATTGAAAGAGCAGAAAGATTGAAACAGACTGGTAGTCATTTAAGGGTAAATAAAGAAAACTTTCCCGAAATATATGAATTGTTAGAAGAGGCTTGCCAACTTCTCTTTGTTAAAGATATCCCTGATTTGTACATAATGTGGGATTATAATGTTAATGGATTTACCACTGGTTCGGAAAAACCACTAATCGTTATTCATTCGGGATCATTGGATTTGTTATCCAAAGACGAACTCTTATGGTTAATCGCCCATGAAGTGGGACACATTAAAAGTGGACATATGCTGTATCACATGATGGCCCAAGTAATACCCATTATTGGTGCCATTATTGGTTCAGCAACATTAGGTATTGGATCATTGGTATCTACTGGTTTAGAAATAGCTTTAATCTACTGGTACCGAATGTCAGAGTTTACCGCGGACAGAGCTGGACTTTTAGCTTGTCAAGACATAAATGTGGCTATAAGTACTCTGATGAAAATGAGTGGTGTTCCCAAACATTACTATGATAAAATGAAAACAGAAGACTTCATAGAACAAGCTAAAGAGTTCAAAGGTTTCGATTATGATACTGTTGACAAAGTAGCTAAAGCACTTATCATCATGGACAAAACCCATCCCTGGACAGTAATGAGAGCATCAGAGCTACTTAAATGGCATGGATCTGGAAAGTATGATGAACTAATTGAAAAACATGGCAAAGATAGTATTGAAGAATTAGATTTATGCTGTGTGAAGTGCGGTCATAAATTAAAGGGAAATGAAACATTCTGTGGTGTTTGTGGGCAAAAAGTATGGAAAAGATAA
- the nikR gene encoding nickel-responsive transcriptional regulator NikR produces MMRISMSLPKKLLNEFDDVLKDRGYNSRSNGIRDALKDYIIRYQWMKEIEGDRMGVVSVIYDPHYTDVLGNIMDIQHSFLEEINATMHIHMSDKNCLEVIVVKGDANQIRDLTEQLMRLNGVEHVKLTTTVSTEKNK; encoded by the coding sequence ATGATGAGAATAAGCATGTCATTACCTAAAAAACTATTAAACGAATTTGACGATGTATTAAAAGACAGGGGATATAATTCTCGATCCAATGGGATCAGAGACGCTCTTAAAGATTACATAATAAGGTATCAGTGGATGAAAGAAATAGAAGGTGATCGAATGGGTGTGGTATCAGTTATATATGACCCCCACTACACCGATGTGCTGGGAAACATAATGGATATCCAGCACAGTTTCCTTGAGGAGATAAATGCCACCATGCACATCCACATGAGTGATAAAAACTGCCTGGAAGTAATAGTGGTTAAAGGAGATGCCAACCAGATCCGGGACCTGACTGAACAACTAATGAGACTCAATGGTGTGGAGCACGTTAAACTAACCACAACTGTCAGTACGGAAAAAAACAAATAG
- a CDS encoding ATP-binding protein, with protein MKPSTGDLLDYILARLREGPRFTQDQIQRNDKKFKHRYAFSKLKTHVDNFLEGKDENRFLIMPGLRGVGKTTLLFQIYEYLTKEKGIKQDQVLYISADHLSEYLGGKIIDAVDVFIGEVHRKTPVTLDEELFILIDEAQHDKEWSNAGKILFDQSKNIFMIFTGSSALSLELNVDAVRRSKKESIFPLNFSEYLLLKHDINPPPGTSTSIRKLIFTGDIEDACQRENELMRGMLRLPQPLEKEWEDYLCCGGFPFGISLDNHDIHEKTFDMLDRVIEKDVSLIRSFRSDTRSSIFRILMFLAIQRAGETSEGKLANDIGISSSLVKDILSILEKTHLIFHIKPYSGSARTLVRKAWKYYFLSPSIKTSINFELGKYNPKRREFLGELAENMVASYFFILQKTMNTPHGIFYAAEKEGVDFLLSDINGEIIPVEVGIGHKDQRQIKKAINKYNSQHGIVISNKHKKITREGDVIYIPVIMFSFL; from the coding sequence ATGAAACCAAGCACCGGTGATCTTTTAGATTACATCCTGGCAAGATTAAGAGAAGGTCCCAGATTTACCCAGGACCAAATTCAAAGAAATGATAAAAAATTTAAACATAGATATGCTTTTTCAAAACTAAAAACGCATGTTGATAATTTTCTAGAAGGCAAGGATGAAAACAGATTTTTAATCATGCCCGGTTTAAGAGGTGTTGGAAAAACTACATTATTATTCCAAATTTATGAATATTTAACAAAGGAAAAGGGTATCAAACAGGATCAAGTCCTGTATATTTCCGCTGATCACCTGAGTGAATATTTAGGTGGTAAAATAATCGATGCCGTAGATGTTTTTATTGGAGAAGTTCACCGGAAAACCCCGGTAACCCTGGATGAAGAACTCTTTATCCTGATAGACGAAGCACAACATGATAAAGAATGGTCAAATGCTGGTAAAATTTTATTTGATCAGAGTAAAAATATTTTCATGATCTTTACCGGTTCTTCAGCATTAAGTTTGGAATTAAATGTTGATGCGGTCCGAAGATCCAAAAAAGAATCAATATTCCCCCTAAACTTTTCAGAATACTTGCTTTTAAAACATGATATTAATCCTCCCCCTGGAACATCAACCAGCATTAGAAAGTTAATTTTCACAGGAGATATAGAGGATGCATGCCAACGAGAAAATGAACTAATGAGGGGAATGTTGAGACTCCCACAACCACTTGAAAAGGAGTGGGAAGACTATCTGTGTTGTGGAGGATTTCCCTTTGGAATTTCCTTAGACAATCATGATATTCATGAAAAAACCTTTGACATGTTGGATCGTGTGATTGAAAAGGATGTATCTCTCATTAGATCATTTAGATCGGATACCCGGAGCTCGATTTTTAGGATACTTATGTTTTTGGCTATTCAAAGAGCAGGTGAAACATCTGAGGGTAAATTAGCCAATGATATAGGAATTTCTTCATCCCTGGTTAAAGACATACTTTCAATCTTAGAAAAAACTCATTTAATATTTCATATTAAACCATATTCTGGAAGTGCCAGGACACTGGTAAGAAAGGCATGGAAGTATTATTTTTTATCTCCATCAATAAAGACCAGTATAAATTTCGAACTGGGCAAATACAATCCTAAAAGAAGAGAATTTCTAGGTGAACTTGCAGAAAACATGGTGGCTTCATATTTTTTCATACTCCAAAAAACCATGAACACCCCCCATGGAATATTTTATGCAGCAGAAAAAGAGGGTGTTGATTTCTTATTAAGTGATATAAATGGTGAAATCATACCGGTGGAAGTAGGAATTGGCCATAAAGACCAAAGACAGATAAAAAAGGCAATAAATAAATATAATTCCCAGCACGGCATAGTAATATCCAATAAACACAAAAAGATCACCCGTGAAGGGGACGTGATTTATATTCCCGTGATCATGTTTTCATTTTTATAA
- a CDS encoding helix-turn-helix domain-containing protein, which translates to MNRKPTINKDFTSVEELQIRIKKLEQDVKVLNKLYFINDIYHDVSITESCKKLGITRVTGHNWLNQWNEGGYDSLGRKSGSGGQSKLTPEQKKELSEIIIDNKIYSSKQVLELIKEKFNVEYSIRQVERILRDLKFGYGKPYTIYSKMPEDAEESLKKNFKE; encoded by the coding sequence ATGAATAGAAAGCCAACTATAAATAAGGATTTTACGAGTGTTGAAGAGCTTCAAATTAGAATAAAGAAGTTGGAACAGGATGTAAAAGTTTTAAACAAGTTGTATTTCATAAATGATATTTATCATGATGTTTCTATCACAGAATCTTGTAAAAAACTGGGAATTACAAGAGTTACTGGGCATAATTGGTTAAATCAATGGAATGAAGGTGGATATGATTCTTTAGGCAGAAAATCTGGTAGTGGGGGTCAATCGAAACTTACTCCTGAGCAAAAAAAAGAATTATCTGAAATTATCATTGATAATAAGATTTATAGCTCTAAACAGGTTTTAGAATTAATAAAAGAAAAATTTAATGTTGAATACAGTATTAGACAGGTGGAAAGAATTTTAAGAGATTTAAAATTTGGATATGGTAAACCTTATACGATATATTCAAAAATGCCAGAAGATGCTGAAGAATCACTTAAAAAAAACTTCAAGGAATAA
- a CDS encoding transposase, whose protein sequence is MNSILNNINIDETHLKTLLEADFHDKTEFKHIIDDFFTPQKDLNIEQIKKKMRIILENENKKNQRIIDKLQRENIVKNLENSEIISQLKKETKIVIILDNYPVHKAQLAKKACEILNIQLILLPPYSPKLNPIEQVWRIIKRELSKIYIKDETFLIQKFKSYYNEIVGNETLYEGWIKKIIKTNC, encoded by the coding sequence TTGAATTCCATTTTAAATAATATTAACATTGATGAAACACATCTAAAAACGCTTTTAGAAGCAGATTTCCATGATAAAACTGAATTTAAACATATTATTGACGATTTTTTCACACCTCAAAAAGATTTAAATATCGAACAAATCAAGAAAAAAATGAGGATTATCTTAGAAAATGAAAATAAAAAGAATCAAAGAATAATTGACAAATTACAAAGGGAAAATATTGTTAAAAATTTAGAAAACTCTGAAATTATAAGTCAATTAAAAAAAGAAACAAAAATTGTAATAATTTTAGACAATTATCCAGTTCATAAAGCACAATTAGCTAAAAAAGCTTGTGAAATCCTTAATATCCAATTAATACTTTTACCCCCATATTCTCCAAAACTAAATCCTATAGAACAAGTTTGGAGAATAATAAAACGTGAACTGTCTAAAATCTATATAAAAGATGAAACATTCTTAATTCAAAAATTTAAATCTTACTACAATGAAATAGTCGGAAATGAAACATTATACGAAGGATGGATAAAAAAAATTATAAAAACAAATTGTTAA
- a CDS encoding LL-diaminopimelate aminotransferase: protein MAVINENYLLIKSNYIFAEIDQRVEKYQNDNPDADIIRMGIGDVTRPLPQAVIEKFTEAVKEMGEAETFQGYGPYRGYDFLIDEIIKNDFNPLGIELSNEEIFVSDGAKCDTGNIQEIFDVTSTVAVTDPVYPVYVESNVMAGRIGPMGDDGRYDKLVYLPCTEENGFVPEIPKIPVDLIYLCYPNNPTGTVLTKEQLAKWVEYARENNSIILFDAAYEAYIQEDDIPRSIYEIEGAREVAIEFRSFSKNAGFTGTRCAYTVVPQELMGYDSEGNPHSINNLWYRRQTSKFNGVSYPIQVAASAVYSPKGQEEIRESVDYYMKNASIIRKSLKDFGLSIYGGVNSPYIWIKTPEGMDSWQFFDFLLNEAHIVGTPGVGFGPSGEGYLRLTAFNTLENTKKAMDRISKLSL, encoded by the coding sequence ATGGCAGTTATAAACGAAAACTATCTGTTAATTAAAAGCAACTATATCTTCGCTGAAATAGATCAGCGGGTTGAAAAATATCAGAATGACAATCCAGATGCCGATATAATACGTATGGGTATTGGAGATGTAACCCGGCCTTTACCTCAGGCAGTGATTGAAAAGTTCACTGAAGCTGTGAAGGAAATGGGAGAAGCTGAAACATTCCAGGGTTATGGCCCCTATCGTGGATACGACTTTTTAATTGATGAGATTATAAAGAACGATTTTAATCCATTGGGTATTGAATTATCCAATGAGGAGATTTTCGTCAGTGATGGTGCCAAATGTGATACCGGGAATATTCAGGAGATATTCGATGTAACCAGTACCGTTGCTGTTACTGACCCTGTTTATCCAGTTTACGTGGAAAGTAATGTTATGGCTGGTAGAATAGGACCCATGGGAGATGATGGACGCTATGATAAACTGGTTTACCTTCCCTGCACTGAAGAAAATGGTTTTGTACCGGAAATCCCTAAAATACCGGTGGATCTAATTTACCTGTGTTACCCCAACAATCCCACTGGCACTGTCCTTACCAAAGAACAACTGGCAAAGTGGGTGGAATATGCCCGGGAGAATAATTCTATTATTCTATTTGATGCTGCTTACGAAGCTTACATACAGGAAGATGACATCCCTCGCAGTATCTATGAGATTGAAGGTGCACGTGAAGTGGCCATTGAATTCCGTAGTTTCTCAAAAAATGCTGGTTTCACTGGTACTCGCTGTGCCTATACTGTGGTTCCCCAAGAATTAATGGGTTATGATAGTGAAGGAAACCCTCATTCAATAAACAATCTCTGGTACCGCCGACAGACCAGCAAGTTCAATGGTGTTTCCTATCCTATACAGGTGGCAGCCAGTGCAGTTTACTCCCCCAAAGGACAGGAAGAGATCAGAGAATCCGTTGATTATTACATGAAGAATGCTTCCATAATAAGGAAAAGCCTGAAAGATTTTGGTTTAAGTATATATGGAGGGGTTAACTCACCATACATCTGGATAAAAACCCCTGAGGGTATGGATTCCTGGCAATTCTTTGATTTCCTCCTGAATGAAGCACATATAGTGGGAACCCCTGGTGTTGGTTTTGGCCCTAGTGGTGAGGGTTACCTCCGGTTAACTGCCTTCAACACCCTGGAAAATACCAAAAAAGCCATGGATAGAATATCTAAACTTTCCCTGTGA
- a CDS encoding Mur ligase family protein encodes MKCVVIGAGNAGRPAARILNYAGHQVQITDEKEMEEFPENVQKTLKKMEGEGVNLQLGWDDPTNIEDVDAVYISPNIPKNSPIRHYLIDNELKLLINQDISQIVDNTINIDVIGVTGTLGKTSTTHIISDIFENAGYKVWTCSSLSGNLLSEVIVDGIISGDHLKSDIAVLELPHGTIRLLSELKLKVGLITNIYSDHLSEFEGSLEKYTKRKMMIIGSSEILVSSSQCREILNQHKTLYYCSQGSDCDIYGYLKNGDIGIKYKIKGREGDFKTEFNLRGYYFENSVAAAAVALAYGLKEESIKHGLNKFKGIPGHLEYIGNYSGRKIHFDAAFVPEGIISTLKQFSQDESDLVILIDNPDSTNPRDKFEIGKILGEYAQVIIASGYNETTGILDMKSAQEVLEGAKDSKAVKITTENMITAGEYAIKNSKPGDIILHIGPGAITNYEDLKSKMMRGIEKGCKKYP; translated from the coding sequence ATGAAATGTGTTGTAATAGGTGCAGGTAATGCTGGGCGACCAGCAGCCCGGATATTAAATTATGCAGGTCACCAGGTTCAAATAACTGATGAAAAGGAAATGGAGGAATTCCCCGAGAATGTGCAAAAAACCCTCAAGAAAATGGAAGGGGAAGGAGTGAATCTTCAGCTGGGATGGGATGACCCCACCAATATTGAAGATGTGGACGCAGTGTATATTTCTCCAAACATACCTAAAAACTCCCCTATCAGACATTATCTTATTGACAATGAATTAAAATTATTAATTAATCAGGATATTTCTCAAATTGTTGACAATACCATCAATATTGATGTAATAGGAGTGACCGGGACTCTGGGGAAAACCAGTACCACCCATATCATTTCTGATATCTTTGAAAATGCAGGGTACAAAGTATGGACATGCTCATCCCTTTCAGGTAATTTATTAAGTGAAGTAATTGTGGATGGAATCATAAGCGGAGACCATCTTAAAAGTGATATTGCAGTTTTGGAATTACCTCATGGTACAATCCGACTTCTCTCGGAGTTAAAGTTGAAGGTGGGACTGATAACCAACATCTACTCTGATCATTTATCAGAATTTGAGGGGTCCCTGGAAAAATACACCAAAAGAAAGATGATGATTATTGGATCCAGTGAAATACTGGTATCCAGCTCACAGTGCAGGGAGATTCTCAACCAACACAAGACATTATATTACTGCTCCCAGGGTAGTGACTGTGATATTTATGGCTATCTTAAAAATGGGGATATAGGAATCAAATATAAAATAAAGGGTCGTGAAGGAGATTTTAAAACTGAATTCAATCTCAGGGGTTATTACTTTGAAAACTCGGTTGCCGCAGCAGCTGTTGCTCTGGCATATGGTCTGAAAGAAGAATCAATAAAACATGGCCTGAACAAGTTTAAAGGAATTCCAGGACATCTGGAATATATAGGAAATTATTCTGGTCGAAAAATACACTTTGATGCAGCATTTGTACCAGAAGGCATCATTTCTACTTTAAAACAATTTTCACAGGATGAATCTGATTTAGTGATTTTAATTGATAACCCGGACAGTACCAATCCCCGGGACAAGTTTGAAATAGGGAAAATACTGGGAGAATATGCTCAGGTGATCATAGCCAGCGGATACAATGAGACCACCGGTATCCTGGACATGAAATCAGCACAGGAAGTACTGGAGGGGGCTAAAGACTCCAAAGCAGTTAAAATAACAACAGAAAACATGATTACAGCTGGGGAATATGCTATTAAAAATTCTAAACCCGGAGATATCATATTACACATTGGCCCAGGGGCCATAACCAATTATGAAGATTTAAAATCCAAAATGATGAGGGGAATTGAGAAAGGATGCAAAAAATATCCATAA
- a CDS encoding HEAT repeat domain-containing protein, with the protein MGYLICQECGGYYKLENGESKEDFVSCECYGSLTYVEDIDGYLKENNKSDHHPPITLKDNTTRTENLDSEADSDNLEEDVLEDEPSPVNQKLETFSFPSFKGSDNPRVKDRNYYRKINSKEEKPDIGKLKLIKDVNGIIEALNYNDAVVKLEAVKTLGNLGDERALTPLNKVKTEKKGILKTYAQNAIFHIESKNRGLKSRNRAYYRKEYNNAISSENNKNKPLNQSVNKNTGAITFKSPKKTKEVFKNNQVTSMGASDTLQTDIDKQTVTHPNHSEPRSNPGNQKHTPEHKSTSMNKSQGSDKSISEVKSSSKDKPSIKSNLRNVLYGNKKEVEDGNGVEVISEGVKTHKNVSKPNYGNLFSKSNNFPESKTKTTNRSNGPKGHEDFVKYSNSTQANEQSNSSLGASSVVKRDITITTTPNNGGIKEAPSTKVMDGDYFIQFLGIKNTDKPLIGFIFLFAASLIFGVLLTMGYN; encoded by the coding sequence ATGGGATATTTAATATGTCAGGAATGTGGCGGTTATTATAAACTCGAAAACGGCGAATCAAAAGAAGATTTTGTCTCATGTGAATGTTACGGTTCATTAACCTATGTCGAGGATATTGATGGTTATTTAAAAGAAAATAATAAGTCAGATCATCATCCTCCAATTACCCTAAAAGATAACACCACTAGAACTGAAAATCTTGACTCAGAAGCGGATTCTGATAATCTTGAGGAGGATGTTCTGGAAGATGAGCCATCTCCAGTAAATCAAAAATTAGAAACCTTTAGTTTCCCATCCTTTAAGGGATCTGATAATCCCCGGGTAAAGGATAGGAATTATTATCGGAAAATAAACTCCAAAGAGGAAAAACCAGACATAGGAAAATTAAAACTTATTAAAGATGTCAATGGCATCATTGAAGCCCTTAATTACAACGATGCAGTGGTTAAACTTGAAGCAGTTAAAACATTGGGAAATCTTGGTGATGAAAGGGCATTGACCCCCCTGAATAAAGTTAAAACCGAAAAGAAGGGCATTCTTAAAACCTATGCTCAAAATGCAATTTTCCACATAGAATCCAAAAATAGGGGACTAAAATCCCGAAACCGGGCCTATTATCGGAAAGAGTATAATAATGCAATTTCATCTGAAAATAATAAAAATAAACCCCTTAATCAGAGTGTAAATAAAAATACAGGGGCAATTACGTTCAAATCTCCCAAAAAAACTAAAGAGGTTTTCAAAAACAATCAAGTAACCAGTATGGGGGCAAGTGACACTCTTCAAACTGACATAGATAAACAGACAGTAACCCATCCCAACCATTCTGAACCCAGAAGTAATCCTGGAAACCAAAAACATACTCCTGAACATAAATCTACGAGTATGAATAAATCTCAAGGTAGTGATAAATCAATTAGTGAGGTTAAGTCTTCAAGTAAGGATAAGCCTTCTATTAAGTCTAATCTTAGAAATGTTCTTTATGGAAATAAAAAGGAAGTTGAAGATGGTAATGGAGTTGAAGTTATCTCTGAAGGTGTTAAAACCCATAAAAATGTTTCTAAACCAAATTATGGGAATTTATTTTCCAAATCAAATAACTTTCCTGAATCCAAAACTAAAACCACAAACAGATCAAATGGCCCAAAAGGACATGAAGATTTTGTTAAATATTCAAATTCCACTCAGGCCAATGAACAATCCAACTCATCATTAGGTGCTTCATCAGTTGTCAAAAGAGATATAACCATAACAACCACTCCAAACAATGGTGGGATCAAAGAAGCCCCATCAACTAAAGTAATGGATGGCGATTACTTCATACAGTTTTTAGGTATTAAAAACACAGATAAACCTTTAATAGGTTTTATTTTTTTGTTTGCAGCATCATTAATTTTTGGAGTTCTTCTAACAATGGGTTATAATTGA
- a CDS encoding MBL fold metallo-hydrolase: MTSIDFFGGVGEIGGNKIRINGNQSSFFLDFGMGFSHANDYLSEFLQPRKANGICDFIKLGLLPYIDGIYREDYLRHVGLPYPNEPSVDGVLISHSHVDHVAYVHHLREDIPIYLSNESYLILKALEDTGAASFSEYLHLKKSFYLEPKKRGEGYIRSRANVVDRDIQIVKPYQKFEIGDFNLKSAPVDHSLPGASAFIGENDEETIIYTGDLRFHGRHPELTHKFIKEARKANPSIMISEGTRIDKEDNVTEIEIEQLAVDTVSMCKGLVVVNYPVRDLDRLLTFYKVAEDTGRKLVVSLKQAYILNLFSGKGYEYPGLGDVMIYKPRKGWGLMGDDSFACVEDEWLCASDITSDQCLRDYKKWERELLENDNVLTYHDLQEDPQDYIFRCDFFELKELIDIKPTNGVYIKSSTEPFDEQMEINEKKVENWLKLFNLPLLNRGFHASGHANGREILEMIRKINPDKLYPVHTTHPDKFLKLQEDGIEVIYPELSG; the protein is encoded by the coding sequence TTGACCAGTATTGATTTTTTTGGTGGTGTGGGTGAAATTGGTGGTAACAAAATCCGGATTAATGGGAATCAGTCTTCTTTTTTCCTAGACTTTGGAATGGGATTTTCTCATGCCAATGATTATTTGTCAGAGTTCCTGCAACCACGTAAAGCCAACGGGATTTGTGACTTCATAAAACTGGGCTTATTACCCTATATAGATGGAATATACCGGGAGGATTACCTTCGTCATGTGGGTCTTCCCTACCCTAATGAACCTTCAGTTGATGGTGTTTTAATTAGTCACTCCCACGTGGATCATGTGGCCTATGTCCATCATTTACGGGAGGACATTCCCATTTATCTTTCCAACGAGTCTTACTTGATTTTAAAAGCTTTAGAAGATACTGGGGCTGCATCATTTTCTGAGTATCTCCACTTGAAAAAATCATTTTATCTGGAGCCTAAAAAGCGTGGTGAGGGTTACATTCGTTCCCGGGCTAATGTGGTTGACCGTGATATCCAGATTGTGAAGCCATACCAGAAGTTTGAGATTGGGGACTTTAACCTGAAATCTGCCCCGGTTGATCATTCTCTGCCGGGAGCTTCAGCATTTATCGGGGAAAATGATGAAGAAACTATTATATATACTGGTGATCTTCGTTTCCATGGGAGGCACCCGGAACTTACCCATAAATTCATAAAAGAAGCTAGGAAAGCCAATCCCTCTATTATGATCAGTGAAGGTACTCGTATTGATAAAGAGGATAATGTTACTGAAATCGAGATTGAACAGCTTGCTGTTGATACGGTAAGTATGTGTAAAGGTCTGGTGGTGGTTAACTATCCAGTGAGAGATCTGGATCGGCTTTTAACCTTTTATAAAGTTGCAGAGGATACAGGGAGAAAACTGGTGGTGAGTCTTAAGCAGGCTTATATTTTGAACCTTTTTAGTGGAAAAGGTTATGAATATCCTGGTTTGGGTGATGTTATGATTTACAAACCCCGTAAGGGTTGGGGTCTCATGGGAGATGATAGTTTTGCCTGCGTAGAGGATGAATGGTTATGTGCCAGTGACATTACCTCGGACCAGTGCCTCAGGGACTACAAGAAATGGGAAAGGGAATTGCTGGAAAATGACAATGTCTTGACTTATCATGATCTCCAGGAAGATCCCCAGGATTATATTTTCCGTTGTGATTTTTTCGAGTTAAAGGAACTAATTGACATAAAACCAACAAATGGTGTATATATCAAGTCCAGTACTGAACCATTTGATGAACAGATGGAAATAAATGAAAAGAAAGTGGAAAATTGGTTGAAGTTATTCAATTTACCCCTTTTAAATAGAGGCTTCCATGCATCTGGCCATGCCAATGGCCGGGAGATTTTGGAGATGATACGTAAGATAAATCCAGATAAGTTATATCCAGTTCACACCACTCACCCCGACAAATTCCTGAAACTCCAAGAAGATGGGATTGAAGTTATATATCCCGAATTAAGTGGATAA